The window CCGTGGCCCCGCCGCTCCGCCCTTCCGGGACGGGGCGACGGGGCCACGGCGTGTTCAGCCCGCGTACGAGGCGAGGACCCGGGTGAAGTCCCACGGCTGCTGGGAGACACCCGAGCAGGTGTCGGCACCGCCGCCGGTGCAGGGCCGGTCGCGGTTGACGGACCAGAAGGTCAGCCGGGCGATGTGGCGCTGCTGGGCGTAGGCGAGGATGGTGCGGAAGTCGGCCACGGTGACCGTCTCCCCGTTGTCCGTGACGCCGTTCATCGAGGAGATCCCGGTGTGCCGGTAGGCCTGGTCGTCCGAGTATCCGTAGGCGTTCTTGACCGCGGTCTTGAGGCCTTCGGCTGCACGGACGGTGAGGGTGCCCATGTTCTGGCCGGCGCCGCCGAAGTTGAACGGCATGATGGTCCAGCTGTCCACGGTGAGCCCGGAGGCCGCCGCCCTGTTGATGAGGCTGTTGTCCGGGCCGTTCTGGCCGGTGCCGAAGGTCACGTACACCTTGATGCCGGGGTTGGCGGCCCTGACGGTCTTCAGCGCGTCCACCGTGCGCTGCTGGACGGCCGGACTGTCGTACGCCGCCGCCTCGATGTCGATGTCGATGGCCTTGAGCCCGTAGGCGTTGACGACCTTCTGGTACGCCGCCGCCAGTTCACCGGCACTGGAGCAGGAGCTCTCCAGCTTGTTGCCGCTCCAGCCCCCGAAGGACGGGATGACGTCGCCGCCGTTGGCGCGCACGGTGTTCACCGTCTGCTGGTCGACGCCCCCGGTCAGCGGCCGGCCCCCGTCCCACTGGGGGTTGCAGTAGCCGTTACTGAGGACGAAGGCGAGCGTGAACCACTTGACACCCGTCGCGTTCATCACGGTGGTGGGGCTCGGCGGGCTGCCCCACCCGTTGTAGAGGTACGGGGCCACCGCCATGGCTCCCGGACCGGGGGTCCCGCCGCCGGAGCCCGGCGCGGTCCACTTCTGGTTGGCGGAGCCGGTGCACGTCCAGATCTGCAGCCGCGTCCCGTTGGCGCTGCTCCCGCCGGTCACGTCCAGGCACTTGTCCGCCTGCGGGTTCACGATGTCCCGGGCAGCCGGCGTCGCCCACTGCTGCGCCGCCGAACCGTTGCAGTCCCACAACTGCACCTTCGTACCGTCCGCCGTGCCCGCCGACGCCACGTCCAGACACTTGCCCAGCGCACGGATCGTCCCGTCGGAACCCACCGTCCACTGCTGCGCCGCCGAACCGTTGCAGTCGTACAACTGCACCGCCGTACCGTTCACCGCCGAACCGGCCGCCACATCCACACACTTGCCCGCCAGACCTGTGATCGATCCGGTTTCCGCGACGGCCCCGCTCGCCGGTGTGGCGGTCAGGCCCGTCAGGAGCGCGGCGGTCGCGGCCAGCGTGCCGACGAGGCCCCGCACCAGAGGTCTCGTGACCGGCCTCGCGGTCATCGGGTCACCGTCCACTTCTGGTTGGCGGAGCCGGTGCACGTCCAGATCTGCAGCCGCGTGGCGTTGGCGCTGCTGCCACCGGACACGTCCAGGCACTTGTCCGCCTGCGGGTTCACGATGTCCCGGGCAGCCGGCGTCGCCCACTGCTGCGCCGCCGAACCGTTGCAGTCCCACAACTGCA is drawn from Streptomyces sp. NBC_00178 and contains these coding sequences:
- a CDS encoding ricin-type beta-trefoil lectin domain protein; this translates as MTARPVTRPLVRGLVGTLAATAALLTGLTATPASGAVAETGSITGLAGKCVDVAAGSAVNGTAVQLYDCNGSAAQQWTVGSDGTIRALGKCLDVASAGTADGTKVQLWDCNGSAAQQWATPAARDIVNPQADKCLDVTGGSSANGTRLQIWTCTGSANQKWTAPGSGGGTPGPGAMAVAPYLYNGWGSPPSPTTVMNATGVKWFTLAFVLSNGYCNPQWDGGRPLTGGVDQQTVNTVRANGGDVIPSFGGWSGNKLESSCSSAGELAAAYQKVVNAYGLKAIDIDIEAAAYDSPAVQQRTVDALKTVRAANPGIKVYVTFGTGQNGPDNSLINRAAASGLTVDSWTIMPFNFGGAGQNMGTLTVRAAEGLKTAVKNAYGYSDDQAYRHTGISSMNGVTDNGETVTVADFRTILAYAQQRHIARLTFWSVNRDRPCTGGGADTCSGVSQQPWDFTRVLASYAG